The Topomyia yanbarensis strain Yona2022 chromosome 3, ASM3024719v1, whole genome shotgun sequence nucleotide sequence ACCTCTAAAATGAGGTCTGAAGTCTGTGGTGTCTtcgaagaagttattcaaaacataatattctacaactttgccgaagacatctaccctccaaaaattttctcggaaatatttttttttgctcggatACTCCACTTTAGTGGATGTCtagagccattttgaaattcaatatggcgacttccaatttagataaattctctataacttcaACAATGTGAGTATTTTCTGAACGCGGTTGACGAGTGCGtggcggaaatcgatgtctagagccattttgaaattcaagatggcgatttccggtttagtTAAATTCTcttaacctcaacaatatgggtagtttcggaatggggttgacgagcagatggcggaaatcgatgtcgaaagccattttgaaatccaacatggcgaattcagattttttcgatgcgAGATAATTAGAGAGTAGATATAAGTATAGTGGTTAGTGGAGCGGATGATATAGTTCTAGAATTTTTTTCTCACGCGGAGGACGCTATCTTGGTCTTCACAATTACGTcactcatcgatttccgtcatctactcgccAAGCCATTCAAAAATACCCTTATGATTAGGCTTGCAAATAGCGTGTTTGTACCAGTCTAAGATTTATGGGATTATTTTACGATTATTAAACTTGTGTATGTCAAGAAAAGATCTGTGAATTGTCTAAAAGTCAGAAGGCCAGAATGCAGCCAGGAAAACTCACCACATTTTCCGTCACCCACCATCAGATGCCAGGTTCAGTAAACAGGCGACCATTGGGGGTGGCAACAATAGATGAGTTGGGCGGAATTCATTGGCGAACCAAAAGGTCAGCGTTTGAGGGTATAAAATCAATAACCGCCAAAACTGAAGTTCAATTACCCGAACTATCGGCGAGGAAAGTTGAAGTTATCAAATCAACCCATTAGAGTGAAAATAAAGTCGAAGTAAAGAGAAGTGATGATGTGTATACAATGAAAAGGGAGCGAAGTGCGAGTAGAAGAGCAGAAATAACTGTTGTTTATAACTTGAAgctgtaatttttgttttaaatgtatTAAGCGACGTGCTGTTGCCGTAGAATACCGTTTGAAACCGTAGAATCAGCGGAGGAAAGCAGTGGAGTACGGTGTGGTGGAGTGGGAGCAACAAGAAAACCGAAGAACTGACAAGTGCTAAGTTAGGAGATAGACAGTAAGAAAGTGTGAGAAAAGGAATAAAAGTGTCAACAAGAAAGgaaacaaaaattgtgtttgCTTGAGGGTAAATATCAGGCGTTTTCTTGGCCGCGATTAGCCACGAGCGTATGCGTAGATCCTGAGGTGTTGAGAAAAGGTGTCTCAGATTTGCTGGGCATAAGCGATACCCAAACTACAGGGTTCTACAGAATTTTGCTTTACAGGAAGCCGCAATCTTGAATTTCGAAATAGCGTCAAActaccatttctatcatctgCTCGTCGAACCTGTTTCAAAAATTGTTAGAGTTATCGAAAATATTGttcttggatttcgaaatgcaaccaaacatttattttcatcgtCTACCCTTGAAGCCCGacccaaaaatactcatattattACGTCCATTTTCATTATCTACttatcaagcccgttccaaaactacccatattgttagggttatcgagaatatttttCATATTCGAAATCAAAACggcgtcaaaaataaattttcatccTTTGCTTGTGAAACCCGTTCCCAAAACACCCATATTGTTTGAGTTTTCGAGAATATCGTTCAACCGAATGTCGCCATATTGGAATTCGGAATGGCGCCAAACATTCATTTTCATAATCTTGTGTGagttatcaagaatattgctcaaccggaagtcatcATCTTGGATTTTGAAGGGTCGTTGaacatccattttcatcatctactcgtGAAGCCAGTTCCAAAATTCCCATATTCTTTGAGTTTTAGAAAATAGTGCTCAACCGAAAGTCGCctttgatttaaaaatggcgccaaacatctattttcatcatctacttgtcaagccagTCACTCGGAAGTGCCTTGCCGAATTTTTCGTCTTACGGTCACTAACGGTATTTCCTGTTGGATTTCTATCCGGCACGCACCGAAAAGACCGGGTTTGTACCTCTTCGGATATTGcttgtattttttaattttttttttaaatatttataatgGAAcccttcataaattacgtaactcaAAGAGTGCCCAAatttgactcccccctcccccatgtaacaaattgtcacaaatttctccatcccccctccgctattacgtaacaaattccaagaaaataaaatttcttcGTTGAAGACATGTGacataacgatctagctaactccccctcccccctatgtcacaacttgtcgtaccccctccccccatgaaagcattacgtaatttatgaattgtCTCCAAAAACATGTTCTTACTAATTGGAGACAAAAAATTCACATTACTTACAGTGTTTAAAATAAATTCTTTGTTTCTCCTTATTTTTTATCTGCCAAAAATACCTTTCTTGAAAATTTGATATTAaaattgcaaatatgcaaaGATAAATAAAAAAGAACTGACGGGACGAAGTATAGCTGAATTTGGgcagcgccattttgataattttgacagctgccggaATCCTGACGGATTTCTGTTGGCTGTCCGATGTTCTTCCAAGCGGGTTgatccgaaaatatccatattttgGGGTTGTCGAGAacattgctcaaccggaagtcgtcatcttgggtTTGGAAGTGTCGTCAAACATCCGTTTTCATCATCTACCCGTGAATCCCGTTcacaaaatacccatattgtttgatttatcgagaatattgctcaactcgccatcttgaatttctaaatggcgccaaacatccattttcatcatctgcTTCTCAAGTCCTTTCCAAAAATGCCAAAATTGGGATTATCGAGATTACTGTCCAGCTGGTAGTCGCCatcttgtttttcaaaaagggtccaaatatccattttcatcatttacttgtcaagccccatccaaaaatacctatattgttaGGATTATCGAGATAATttctcaaccaacgaatttgataagaatgtgaagcgaacATTTTTTAAGAACTAAATCCCAAGCCAACAAACACTTTTGTACGAACTAATTCATATTTCGAACCACCGTCTTGATTCCGGTGTACTATACCATTTTACTAAATAAttaagaaatatagcataatgcatATGGCcgtggcttgctaagccaaatcaAGTTTCGATTCCATtatttctcatcagcttaatcaagGCTTAAGTTTTTTTTAGCTAACGTCAATACGGCGCTAAATtattcctgtcactaagttagtgtcggattctgctGAGACTaagttgaaacgcaaattccttAACTAATTCTTTTTACTAAGTTGAAAAGCGCAATACTCACGAACATAAGCCACCAACGCGTCGGCGGCAGCACCGGAGAACTGGTTGATCGCAGTCTGCGTTACGGTAAAGGCCATCTGCATCTCCCTGTCGAGGACGTTGCTGAAAGCAGCCGCTTGTTCCCGCATCGTTTGAATAGGTGCGGTCGTGGTGAACAGGTCTCGCCGATTGCACGAACGTACAGACTGGTTGAAAACGCCCCGTTGCGAGTAGTACATATCCAACAGCTGACTTAGCCGAAGAGTGGAAGCCCTGTTTCGCCAGTCCACAATGTTGTTGGCTAGTGTCAGTCCGTCGATGCCAGCTCGAATTTCCGCATCGGTCATTTCGAGAGCAGTTCGTTGACTAAGGAAGAACCAACGTGGAATGACCGTGTGGTTCCAGGCTCCGGCTGCACCGACTTGAATGTTATTCGGTTGGGACGGCGAATGTAGGAGTGTCACTTCCGCAAGGTCTCCTGATAAAGTTGCTGCCCATCGGTTGTCCACGCGCAATGGTTGTGCTTGTTGACGAGCTCGGAACTGAGCATTCTTCGTTGGGATTAAATTACGAACTTCTATAGTTTGAGGTTCAATTCCTGCCGCGATACCAGCCAGGACAGTTCCAGCCGAGAGGGTACCCCATCGAGTATGAACCACACCATTTTCCACTGGACATGCACTGATCGCATTCGACGCAATATCAACAAGGCCAGCATCATCACCGATGCCAGTGAATTCCGTTTCCAAAGGTTCGCCTTCCTCGGCTTCAGCGGGAACCGGATCCACAGCGTCTCCAGCAGCAGCTTCCGCTGGAGCAGCAGCATCCTCGACAACCTGTTCATCCTCCGGATCCATCTCCAGACGAGCTGCTTGTTTCATCTTTTTAATCTGTTTCCGGATCTGGTTCATCTCGGGTTGAGCAAGCATTTCAATGTCTCCCAGGTAATTTGATCGCAGCTTCATTCTATCTTTCATGTCCAGTTCTCTGGGGACCCGAGCCGCCCGATACTGAGACAGCTGAGTACAACGAACGCTCTCATCACCTCGAACCATCGTGTCAATAGAGCTGGATATCATAAAATGAAGCGCACACTGCAAAATAGTTAAAAGGCTTGATCCATTCAAATACGCCAAATTTGACATCGACTCAATTCAGAAAACTTACCCGTTCCTGTGCGTTCAGTGAAAAGTTACCAATAGGAGTTCCCGGCAACAGCCGGGAGAACAGTATTCTGTGTTTGGTAAAATGGAACCCGATCGGGCTGAATGGTAATACACCGGCAATGTTCGGCACTCCCGGAGCCCGTACGATACCATCCTGCCGGTAGCGATGCAACAACCCGTTCGTCAGCTGACGAATGTCCTGCGTGAACTGTGGCGAATCCTCAATTTTTCGGATCAATTCGATTAGCATATTCATCGTCATCGGAAGTCGGTTGTCCCGTTCGAATAGTTCAGGATTTTCGTAACATTCCAGCAGGCTTGGGGAAACCCTCGTTTGAATATTCTCCTGTACTTGGGCTTGAATCAGCACACATAAAACGGTGGCGATTAGCGGGAATACCGCTAATGAGAATGTGTAACCCATATTTTACTTTGACTGACCTGTTGAAGTGAATTAGAAGAATGCAATCAGATTGATTAGTAATACATTTTTCGTGGAAACGGTTTACGCTTTCAAGAGAATCAAGTGTTTCGCTGATTGCTCCAGGTTATGTCGTAGGTGTTTGCTAAAGGTAAGTCAACGAATTTTGCCGAGGGAGTTGCATGAAGTTATAGAAGTAGATTCAGCATGTGTTTGTAAATGCCTATCAGATCGATAAGATAAGAAGTCTTTATATACCTACATGAGGGAGATATCAATACGCTAACTCGTACTTGAATCGAAATGCGGTGTTTGTATATGGTGGAAGTATGAGCTCACATTTTTCACTCTCATAATGTTGACCAAATACTAATGTTGCAATACAAAACCTATTGATAATATGGATTGCTGGGTTGATTTCCATTGCTTCGAAAATCGTTTATCATCCCTTCGATaaaccaaacaaaattcaagGATTTATTCAACGATCCAAATTGTAATCATATTAACAGATAATCGAGTTAGTTTGGGTTAGTTTTTCTTTATATATTTGAAGGGTGGATGTTCAAAGTCGTATAACcgccaatttttcaaaattcgttctatttatttttttaaattctaagcTAATACCGTCATTTTGGCGAGAAGAGCAAGTTATAATTTACAACAGTTTTATTGTAAGAATTAAAAAACATGCTTTTTAAGCCTTTTTGACCCAGTGTTAATCACATTTCTGTCAAGGCAAATTTCCGTCTTGTTTTCcacgaataaagaaaatgaatgtaGAAAATTGCGAATCGTACGTTTGATTATATTTTAGCATTAGCTGTTTGGTTCCTGAAACAATGTATTGGGATTGGGATAAGAGGTGAACCAGCTCAAAGCTGAAAGCCTCTAAAATAAAGATATAAAAATGTATTGGGACAAAATCATGGTTAATCGCGTAGCGAAAAAATAAGAAACGCCTCAATAGCGGCAAGGAGTGCACGACGGCTTTGGATACTGGTATTCCAGCGAAAGTGATTCCCAAATGTTGTTTTCTATGGTATTTAACGTAATTAATTAAAAacttgggggtgggcgtagcgcagttgataaatcgattgccttgtaagcagcgcacctgggttcgagtcccgaccccgcacataaggttagaaatttttcataagagatttttctaacccgaagaggcgaatgaccttaaggttaaaacctctataatcgaaataaataaaaaaataaaaacttgttATATTCCACCTAGTTGGGCAATTGTGGCTTTcttatttctccaaactatgattccatggatggttatgttcaatcttattgtggaaatgtctgttACATTATTAGTACACCTATATAGAATGGCTCGCTGTTTACGAAGAACTACGTATCAACGCTGAAACACTTAAATCAAAAAAGATatatcatacttaattagcccagtcagcattagttcaatgctGTTTTTTTTCCAACTTATTTTGGAATGCGGGAGTGGGTGTGTGAGAGTAATGAAAAACCCACAACACAGAGGCACCACCTCTAGCTTATTTTGGTATGCCTGGTGGGTAAAGGTGCTGGAAATGAGAAAGTTATGGGTCTGTAAGAGGTGCGGTGAGGTGATAGCCTGGCGTGGGGGGGGATGGAGAGTGATCTGCCGGGGTTTAATGGGGGGAACGCTGTTGAGGTTATGCGATATGTGGGGGAgtacccctgttaaaatccagaattAGGTACTATTTAAGTTAAAAACAGGcttggattaggttgacgattttcagagtaatAGCAAgacctgggacgggacgtgcAAAGTGAAATAAAGTAACTGTCACCGCGAACCGGCAATGGCCTGTCACTGCGAACCGGGCCTTtcttgatgattttcattttcttgtaATAAACAGTATCGTAATATTCTGGttttggaaaatatattttacatgttgtttagatgcatgtacatacacagaaacaaatatgaaaaatgcaacGACGGCAAGTGCAATTATATTATTCTGCTCAAGAGTtatggttaatgttgttttacATAGCACAGAGAAACGATAACACAATTCATGTCATGTATGAGCTCCATTATTTTCGGCACAAATCTGTACCTCATCGGCAGAAATCTATGCCGCATCGGCACAGCACTATCATCgacatttgcttgaaattattttgcaagCTGATTTTTCCCTGCAAAATAACATCAATGTCGGGAAGGAAAAAGAACACCgtcttcgcatgtcccgtcccagagcataacctttctatatatgAGAGGCAAAAAGTAAGTATTATGATGGTACAGGCATATGGGAGATTCCTATGTGACCCCACTAACCAATCTGTATCTCCGGAACTGAAAGTcagatctggatgaaatttaataacagCCAATTGAAGCATTGCATCAatcatttgaaatttgaaaggtGGAGGAAATCGGTTAGGAATTTTCTGAGGAATAGGTGTGAGATTAACTCTTAACATTGGCAAATTCTACGGGGCATCTAGACCAACAtaggtggtcaatgtggtcaaagcggcTACGGGCCTGCAAATCTAAGTAATTAAACACTCATTctaataagttttgcatcagCTAGATATCCTGGTGGTACCTGTTTATATGGGGATATACTGTATGACCGCACTTCTCAATcaataactccggaaccggatgtcTGATcagacagtggcgtagccaagtgGAGAGGGGTTAGGGgttaaagcccccccccccaaaccaaaattaattggattgaaaaaatattgatgctgactaatttaattaaatattctacaaaatatttttggaagcaAATTGTATGAGCACCACAGtgataacctattgttttaagcctgaggacttttggaaaattatgaGAAGAGAATATGGAACTTATCTGTTAGCCGTGATTccacttcaaaataaaataaaagaattgCTGAATTGTTATGAgttcttttttttgtttggataaatattccaaaatatcCATATCAATTTTTCAGACCTTTCTACATCAAAAGACCTTTTTTGGTAAACTTTATCTAGCCTATTCAAAAAAGTCGCGTTTTGGGTAcatttttcccactgtgcattggTTGGTAaattcggatgcagcccaacaGCGAATATTCTGCTTTATCCAATATTCCCACAGACTTACGAGGAGCAAAATTTACAAGCAcctatttgatcgattcggttatCGTAATTCTACGAAGAAAGCCTCAAGAATCAGAACTGCAGGAAAAGAA carries:
- the LOC131693093 gene encoding uncharacterized protein LOC131693093, whose translation is MGYTFSLAVFPLIATVLCVLIQAQVQENIQTRVSPSLLECYENPELFERDNRLPMTMNMLIELIRKIEDSPQFTQDIRQLTNGLLHRYRQDGIVRAPGVPNIAGVLPFSPIGFHFTKHRILFSRLLPGTPIGNFSLNAQERCALHFMISSSIDTMVRGDESVRCTQLSQYRAARVPRELDMKDRMKLRSNYLGDIEMLAQPEMNQIRKQIKKMKQAARLEMDPEDEQVVEDAAAPAEAAAGDAVDPVPAEAEEGEPLETEFTGIGDDAGLVDIASNAISACPVENGVVHTRWGTLSAGTVLAGIAAGIEPQTIEVRNLIPTKNAQFRARQQAQPLRVDNRWAATLSGDLAEVTLLHSPSQPNNIQVGAAGAWNHTVIPRWFFLSQRTALEMTDAEIRAGIDGLTLANNIVDWRNRASTLRLSQLLDMYYSQRGVFNQSVRSCNRRDLFTTTAPIQTMREQAAAFSNVLDREMQMAFTVTQTAINQFSGAAADALVAYVPSSLNDLSCEATAITPNDPTNYRTASDLFIFIDSSWPYRDIQAVVSHLLDGLDVERYGTTYTILNALSGEVIVNATHFLSDFYANYTNAIHQAQQPGLGMPAVLRNLRLQITPIMMAERQTSSMSGRSKIALIIPNTAAVSEGDTNYAIEQLQIMREEIPDLRLIFFSGGSATRFNRFVREEDIFPLRELGTGAVIDTVQVQTTPVIQRIQQIPRRIVNPRCGHDWIQNDWGTNTLNQYVEPRGIVFYRIHPNYFFRAGNNRRLRVQGHGFAQLTVCHSRWTQNPRSNSSQGADVTTCQNTNTEPVDIDLSNACDGRQLIHSCPPLFFSVEHTQQTEVTSFRCTENECRFPDNARFAIVTENLGCFSSAGMVISSFTLLIIVLLAVFGRQ